One Spirosoma oryzicola DNA segment encodes these proteins:
- a CDS encoding peptidase domain-containing ABC transporter → MKARSYKYYRQLDYMDCGPTCLKMIAAHYGKDYSMDFLRANSYITRQGVSMLGISEAAEKIGFKTLMVKLTYDQVINEAPLPCILHWNQEHFVVLYEAGTSWLGLIPFLKTQTQFLVADPGHALIRVDRDTFRKCWISSHDQKGVALLLEPTPHFYEQQEPETQKTQGFRFLLNYLTPYRRYLVQIMLGMLFSSLLAMLFPFLTQGLVDYGIHRHNLDFVHLILLSQLLLFVGSTVIDIIRNWILLHINTRISVTIISHFLIKLMRLPISFFDTKNIGDISQRINDHHRIESFLTGSTLNTLFSLVNLIIFSVVFALYDTSLLVVFLVGSGLSIAWVLLFLKHRKELDYRRFQRLRDNQNSLYELITGMQEIKLHNSERSKRWEWERIQAKLFKINIRGLVLEQYQEIGSTFFTQLKNILISYMAASAVIQNDMTLGMMLSISYIVGQMNGPLSQILQFLRSIQDAKISLERLSEIHNRPDEEIDEELTIGKLSIRRPHDTGPTPVSVYAQSEEAGISLNNVSFRYGGPHSAYVLKDISLHIPKGKVTAIVGSSGSGKTTLLKLLLKFYPPTEGEIRVDGNDLNDVSAKMWRNNCGSVMQDGYVFSDSIARNIAVDGERIDELKLVEAASVAAIHDFVKRLPLGFMTKIGNTGAGLSGGQRQRIFVARAVYKDPKYLFFDEATSALDANNERAIMANLEQFFENRTVLVIAHRLSTVRKADQIIVLDNGMIRERGTHLELVAKRGYYYELVKNQLELAEA, encoded by the coding sequence ATGAAAGCACGCTCGTATAAGTATTACCGGCAGTTGGACTACATGGATTGTGGGCCAACCTGCCTGAAGATGATAGCGGCTCACTACGGGAAAGATTATTCCATGGATTTTTTGCGAGCGAATTCGTATATCACTCGACAAGGAGTCAGTATGTTAGGCATTAGTGAAGCCGCTGAAAAGATTGGTTTCAAGACGTTAATGGTAAAGTTAACGTATGACCAGGTAATTAATGAAGCGCCATTGCCCTGCATTCTGCACTGGAATCAGGAGCATTTCGTCGTGCTTTACGAAGCGGGAACGTCTTGGTTGGGTTTGATACCTTTTCTTAAAACACAAACCCAATTTCTGGTAGCGGACCCCGGCCACGCCCTGATTCGAGTCGATCGCGATACGTTTCGTAAGTGCTGGATTTCATCCCACGACCAGAAAGGCGTGGCCCTGCTGCTTGAACCGACACCCCACTTTTACGAGCAGCAAGAGCCGGAGACTCAGAAAACACAAGGATTCCGGTTTTTGCTCAACTACCTGACGCCTTACCGTCGCTATCTGGTGCAGATTATGCTTGGTATGTTGTTCAGCAGTTTGTTGGCGATGCTATTCCCTTTCCTGACGCAAGGTTTAGTTGATTATGGTATTCACCGCCATAATTTAGACTTTGTTCACCTCATCTTATTGTCTCAACTGTTGCTGTTTGTAGGTAGTACAGTCATTGATATTATTCGAAACTGGATTCTACTTCATATTAATACGCGAATCAGCGTTACGATCATTTCTCATTTCCTGATCAAGCTGATGCGGCTGCCCATCAGCTTTTTCGATACAAAAAACATTGGTGACATTTCTCAGCGTATTAACGATCACCATCGCATTGAATCCTTTTTAACGGGGTCTACTCTGAATACACTGTTCTCTCTGGTAAACCTCATTATTTTTTCTGTTGTCTTTGCCCTTTACGACACTAGTCTTCTGGTTGTTTTTCTGGTGGGTAGTGGCTTATCCATTGCCTGGGTGTTACTTTTCTTGAAGCATCGGAAAGAGCTGGATTACAGACGGTTTCAACGATTGCGTGATAATCAGAATAGCCTGTATGAATTAATCACGGGGATGCAGGAAATCAAATTACACAACAGCGAACGGTCGAAACGCTGGGAGTGGGAGCGAATTCAGGCAAAACTATTTAAGATCAACATCCGGGGACTGGTTCTGGAGCAATATCAGGAAATAGGATCTACGTTTTTCACGCAACTCAAAAACATTCTCATTTCCTACATGGCCGCTTCGGCTGTCATTCAAAATGATATGACGCTCGGAATGATGCTTAGCATTTCCTACATCGTGGGGCAGATGAACGGACCGCTTAGCCAGATTTTACAGTTCTTACGAAGCATTCAGGATGCGAAAATCAGTCTGGAACGACTAAGTGAAATTCACAATCGACCCGATGAAGAGATTGATGAAGAATTAACGATTGGGAAATTATCTATTCGGCGCCCTCATGATACCGGACCTACTCCGGTAAGTGTGTATGCTCAATCTGAAGAAGCAGGTATCTCCTTGAACAATGTTTCGTTTCGGTACGGTGGACCCCATTCGGCCTATGTGCTGAAAGACATTAGTCTACACATCCCAAAAGGAAAAGTCACCGCTATCGTCGGTAGTAGTGGTAGTGGCAAAACAACGTTATTGAAACTGTTACTTAAGTTTTATCCTCCAACAGAGGGGGAAATTCGGGTTGATGGTAACGATCTGAACGACGTATCCGCTAAGATGTGGCGTAACAATTGCGGATCGGTGATGCAGGATGGATACGTTTTTTCTGACTCTATTGCCCGCAACATTGCGGTTGATGGCGAACGGATTGACGAACTTAAGCTTGTTGAAGCTGCTTCGGTAGCGGCAATTCACGATTTTGTCAAGCGATTACCACTAGGTTTCATGACGAAAATCGGGAATACGGGTGCTGGATTGAGTGGGGGCCAACGCCAGCGGATTTTTGTCGCCCGGGCGGTTTACAAAGATCCGAAGTATCTCTTTTTCGATGAGGCTACCAGTGCGTTGGACGCCAACAATGAACGCGCTATTATGGCTAATCTCGAACAATTTTTTGAAAATCGCACCGTGCTGGTTATTGCGCACCGACTAAGTACGGTACGCAAGGCGGATCAAATCATCGTACTCGATAACGGCATGATTCGAGAACGAGGAACTCATCTGGAACTAGTTGCCAAGCGAGGCTACTACTACGAATTAGTAAAGAACCAACTTGAACTGGCGGAAGCTTGA
- a CDS encoding radical SAM protein — MSLCNLNCTYCYMYNAGDDSYRRQPKRMDDFVRDALLQRVKAHGTNYGITTFDFIFHGGEPLLAGKQFFEQFVRQASVVLPPQVEPRFFMQTNGVLLDEAWCRHLGSLGIRLGISLDGPAPINDRYRLDHQGNSSFRAAERGLRYALESDSLINQPGVLIVIDPTTDPIEVYDYFQSIGVDVLDFLLPDATFDHPPLRISPGDTSYADWLIQIFDRWFMVSKRPRIRMFDQLISLIIGREVTSERWGTGNNEYIVVETNGGIEPSDMLKICGPNFTKTNVNVHTHELIDALGEELLSLHRNSHQKLSPVCQKCPIVAVCGGGFLSHRYSQQSGFNNPSVYCWDLLKLITHIQNRVYTFLPDEICQEADLAPISYEEALLVLADK; from the coding sequence GTGAGTCTTTGTAATCTGAATTGTACCTATTGTTATATGTACAATGCTGGTGATGACTCATACCGACGCCAACCAAAGCGTATGGATGACTTCGTTCGTGATGCATTGCTACAGCGGGTAAAAGCCCACGGTACTAACTATGGAATCACAACCTTTGATTTTATCTTTCATGGGGGGGAGCCGCTTTTGGCGGGAAAACAATTCTTTGAGCAGTTCGTTCGACAGGCCAGTGTAGTATTGCCACCACAGGTAGAACCTCGCTTTTTCATGCAGACGAATGGTGTCTTACTGGACGAAGCCTGGTGTCGGCATTTGGGTAGTTTAGGGATTCGGCTGGGTATCAGCCTGGATGGACCAGCTCCGATAAATGATCGGTACCGGTTGGATCATCAGGGAAATAGCTCTTTTCGAGCAGCCGAACGAGGGCTGCGATACGCCCTGGAGTCCGACTCGTTGATAAACCAGCCTGGTGTGCTGATAGTCATTGATCCAACAACCGATCCCATTGAGGTCTACGACTATTTTCAATCCATTGGGGTCGATGTACTTGATTTCCTGCTTCCCGATGCCACATTCGATCACCCTCCCCTACGCATCTCACCTGGCGATACGTCGTACGCTGATTGGTTAATTCAGATCTTCGACCGCTGGTTTATGGTCAGCAAGCGACCTCGAATCCGGATGTTCGATCAGCTGATTTCGTTGATTATAGGTCGTGAAGTAACGTCGGAACGGTGGGGCACGGGCAATAATGAGTACATAGTAGTAGAAACGAACGGCGGGATCGAACCATCCGATATGCTAAAGATCTGTGGCCCGAACTTTACGAAAACCAACGTCAATGTCCATACGCATGAGCTGATTGACGCATTGGGAGAAGAACTTCTGTCACTACATCGAAACAGCCACCAGAAGCTAAGTCCAGTTTGTCAGAAATGTCCTATTGTGGCTGTTTGCGGAGGAGGCTTTCTTTCTCACCGCTACAGTCAGCAAAGTGGCTTTAATAACCCATCTGTGTACTGCTGGGATCTACTTAAACTCATTACCCATATTCAGAACCGCGTCTACACGTTTTTACCGGACGAGATTTGTCAGGAAGCGGATCTGGCACCAATCTCATACGAGGAAGCGCTTCTGGTGCTTGCTGACAAGTAA
- a CDS encoding LytR/AlgR family response regulator transcription factor, which produces MERELTCLIVDDEPLARELIKKFVARVPTLSLLGESSNAIEAIAVIHNQQPDIIFLDVDMPEMTGIELLKSFTAARPQVIMTTAYPGYALEGFEYDVTDYLLKPIPFDRFLKAINRVRDRINNATPFAQPAPVNEPAAGVKKDNPARNNKFLWVKEDKKMVNVNTDDILYVEGMKDYVKIFLSDKLVITHITMSRMERLLPENEFIRVNRSYIVRRSAIRAVNGNTIETINKKEIPIGISYRDSIKDITKD; this is translated from the coding sequence ATGGAACGCGAACTAACATGCCTTATCGTGGATGATGAACCGTTAGCCCGGGAGTTGATTAAAAAATTTGTGGCCCGCGTACCAACGTTGTCACTGCTAGGCGAAAGCAGCAATGCCATTGAAGCAATTGCTGTCATTCATAATCAGCAGCCAGATATCATTTTCTTGGATGTCGATATGCCCGAAATGACAGGCATCGAATTGTTAAAATCGTTTACTGCAGCCCGTCCGCAGGTGATTATGACAACTGCTTACCCTGGTTATGCTTTAGAAGGTTTTGAATATGATGTGACCGATTATTTACTGAAACCGATTCCCTTTGACCGTTTTCTAAAAGCCATAAATCGTGTACGAGACCGAATAAATAACGCAACGCCATTTGCGCAGCCTGCTCCTGTAAACGAGCCTGCCGCTGGTGTCAAAAAAGATAATCCCGCACGTAACAATAAATTTCTGTGGGTAAAAGAAGATAAGAAAATGGTCAACGTAAACACAGATGACATTCTTTATGTAGAAGGAATGAAAGACTACGTGAAGATTTTCCTATCTGATAAATTGGTAATTACTCATATAACGATGAGTCGGATGGAGCGGCTTCTTCCTGAAAATGAATTTATCCGAGTGAACCGATCCTATATCGTTCGACGATCAGCTATCCGAGCCGTCAATGGGAATACAATTGAAACCATCAACAAGAAAGAAATTCCAATCGGTATCAGTTACCGGGATTCCATTAAAGATATAACAAAAGATTAG
- a CDS encoding sensor histidine kinase, with protein MSTAPQTLEKKLYEKDTFYPNGWWRLGAHLLLWLVLFLFIFAQYEWVNQSSTTGGSAVLWLTVGNLSLMCMIFYWVANYVLPQIYQKQWLILLINVLFVYVINSFGNYFIFVETDRLLGTSSGIHRVAEIYRNTGLIGGLVSRTVFVLNWSFMLNTIIPISIKFMKDVLATRNQTTQLERDNLILELNFLRSQVNPHFFFNAINNVYALIVDKDEQASTILLKLSSLMRYVLYEAGTAYVTLQQEIDFLKDYVDLEKIRHGDSASILLQIEGDAENLLIPPLVLITFVENAFKHGINATIRESWVTIDLRIKDNSLNFLIRNSKPAVRQQARSSSLPKVGGIGLTNTQRRLELLYPDRHQLQIQQTPITYTVDLTLLLDGTRTNMPYRG; from the coding sequence ATGTCAACTGCCCCACAAACGCTGGAGAAGAAGCTTTACGAAAAAGACACCTTTTACCCCAATGGCTGGTGGCGTTTAGGGGCTCATCTGCTCTTATGGCTTGTTTTGTTTTTGTTTATTTTCGCTCAGTATGAATGGGTGAATCAAAGCTCAACGACTGGAGGATCTGCTGTTTTATGGCTAACGGTAGGTAATCTAAGCCTTATGTGCATGATCTTTTACTGGGTGGCTAACTATGTGCTACCTCAGATATACCAGAAACAATGGTTGATTTTGTTGATAAATGTCCTTTTCGTATATGTGATCAACTCGTTCGGCAATTACTTTATATTTGTTGAAACCGATCGGTTATTAGGCACATCTTCAGGTATCCATCGAGTAGCAGAAATATATCGTAACACTGGGCTCATTGGTGGATTAGTTAGCCGGACAGTTTTTGTTCTGAACTGGTCTTTTATGCTAAATACGATTATACCCATTAGTATTAAGTTCATGAAAGACGTCTTGGCTACCCGAAATCAAACAACCCAACTTGAACGAGACAATCTAATACTGGAGCTCAATTTTCTACGCTCTCAAGTTAATCCACATTTTTTTTTTAATGCGATCAATAACGTTTATGCTTTGATTGTTGACAAGGATGAGCAGGCGTCTACCATCTTGCTTAAGCTTTCCAGTCTCATGCGGTATGTGTTGTACGAAGCAGGAACGGCCTATGTGACCCTTCAGCAGGAAATAGATTTTTTAAAAGATTACGTAGATTTAGAAAAAATCCGACATGGTGACAGTGCATCCATTTTATTGCAGATAGAAGGCGATGCCGAGAACCTACTGATTCCACCGCTTGTGCTGATCACGTTTGTTGAAAACGCCTTTAAACACGGCATCAATGCTACCATCCGTGAATCGTGGGTAACCATTGATTTACGGATCAAAGACAATTCTCTTAATTTTCTTATCCGGAACAGTAAGCCAGCTGTCCGGCAACAGGCACGATCGAGTTCGTTACCAAAGGTAGGGGGAATCGGTCTGACGAACACCCAACGCCGTCTAGAACTGCTCTATCCAGACAGGCACCAATTGCAGATTCAGCAAACGCCAATCACTTATACCGTTGATCTAACCCTATTACTTGATGGAACGCGAACTAACATGCCTTATCGTGGATGA
- a CDS encoding S9 family peptidase, with amino-acid sequence MITHATSPKRVGFLIGLFMLSAIARGQEGPTYQTPPAEMTDLLLAPPTPSVKLSPKNDYMLLLERSAMAGIADLAEPELRLGGLRINPVNNGQSRVGSYIKLTLKRTKTSELVPIRAFPAGRFTDLSWSPDGTKFAFVLLKPAQLELWMVDVVRQQARRLIGGLNDVIGGEPFQWAPDSRSLAVKVINHQRKAPPQPTNVPKGPIVQESLGKKAPARTYQDLLKNPYDEALFDYYLSAQLVSVTLTGEVHELLPTSILTSFSYSPNGRYLLTVQLHKPYSYLTPYANFPKNIDIVSAAGKPVKRLTAIPLMETLPLGFDAVRQGMRAISWRADAPATLVYAEAQDGGDPAKKTTIRDQVYLLPAPFTNPRRLATLNGRFQWVSWGTDSLAMIAEGWWKTRNQKMWLLNPADTSAQARLLFDLNTEDVYKHPGYPLAKYNQAGREVLLTTPDNRWLYFVGDGASPDGKRPFVNQVSIGGKEQRELWRSQAPYYETLVDVLDPVTNQLLIRRESVSSPANYVLRNLSQQTESVLTNFPHPYPALKDIRKELLTYERNDGVKLTAKVYLPAGYSLEKGPLPTLIWAYPREYKNAEAAGQVKDSPYQFTRLGWAGPLYWLTQGYAIVDDPDLPIIGQGDTQPNDSYVEQLTAGAEALVRELVKRNIADKNRIAIGGHSYGAFMTVNLLAHTNLFAAGIARSGAYNRTLTPFGFQTEERTIWGAPDVYMRMSPFMYANKIKTPLLILHGEADNNAGTFPLQSERLFNAVKGNGGTVRYVQLPLESHSYSAKESVLHTLYEMNNWLDKYVKNRPILEAALN; translated from the coding sequence ATGATAACGCATGCTACCTCGCCGAAACGAGTGGGCTTTCTGATCGGATTGTTCATGCTATCAGCGATCGCCCGGGGACAGGAAGGACCAACCTACCAGACACCGCCGGCCGAAATGACTGACCTGTTACTGGCTCCGCCCACTCCCAGCGTGAAACTGTCGCCTAAGAACGATTACATGCTTTTGCTGGAACGGTCAGCAATGGCTGGCATCGCTGACCTGGCCGAGCCAGAGTTGCGGTTAGGGGGCTTGCGGATTAACCCAGTCAATAACGGACAGAGTCGGGTTGGGAGCTACATAAAACTAACCCTCAAACGGACAAAAACCTCGGAGTTAGTTCCTATTCGGGCGTTTCCGGCGGGGCGGTTCACCGATTTGAGTTGGTCGCCCGACGGAACGAAGTTTGCTTTCGTATTGCTTAAGCCCGCGCAGCTCGAACTATGGATGGTCGATGTCGTTCGGCAGCAGGCGCGTCGGCTGATCGGTGGTTTGAATGACGTGATTGGTGGCGAACCGTTTCAATGGGCTCCCGACAGCCGTTCATTGGCCGTCAAAGTCATCAATCATCAGCGAAAAGCGCCCCCGCAACCTACCAACGTTCCGAAAGGGCCCATTGTGCAGGAAAGCCTTGGGAAAAAAGCACCAGCCCGGACGTACCAGGATCTGCTGAAAAATCCGTACGACGAAGCGTTGTTTGATTATTATCTGTCGGCCCAGTTGGTCAGCGTAACCCTAACGGGGGAGGTGCATGAGCTTTTACCAACCAGCATCCTGACTAGCTTCAGCTATTCTCCCAATGGGCGGTACCTGCTAACCGTACAACTACACAAGCCATATTCGTACTTAACTCCTTATGCCAACTTTCCAAAAAATATTGACATAGTAAGCGCAGCTGGAAAACCCGTCAAACGACTTACAGCCATTCCGCTTATGGAAACTCTGCCGCTTGGCTTCGACGCTGTTCGGCAGGGCATGCGTGCCATCAGCTGGCGAGCCGATGCGCCGGCTACGTTGGTCTATGCCGAAGCGCAGGACGGCGGTGATCCGGCGAAAAAGACGACAATCCGTGACCAAGTGTATCTCTTACCGGCCCCTTTTACAAACCCTCGACGGCTGGCAACGTTGAACGGTCGCTTTCAGTGGGTCAGCTGGGGAACCGATAGTCTGGCAATGATCGCCGAAGGTTGGTGGAAGACCCGGAACCAGAAAATGTGGCTGCTGAATCCGGCAGACACCAGTGCCCAGGCCCGGCTGCTGTTTGATCTGAATACCGAAGATGTATACAAACATCCAGGCTACCCGCTGGCAAAATACAATCAGGCAGGACGCGAGGTGTTGCTGACAACCCCCGACAATCGCTGGCTTTATTTTGTCGGCGACGGCGCGTCGCCGGATGGGAAGCGGCCATTTGTCAATCAGGTAAGTATTGGGGGTAAAGAACAGCGTGAACTCTGGCGGTCGCAGGCACCGTACTACGAAACCCTTGTCGACGTGCTGGACCCCGTAACCAATCAACTGCTGATCCGGCGAGAATCGGTCAGCTCGCCCGCCAATTATGTGCTACGGAACCTGAGCCAGCAAACCGAATCGGTGCTGACAAACTTCCCGCACCCGTACCCGGCACTAAAGGACATCCGCAAGGAGTTGCTGACCTACGAGCGCAACGATGGTGTAAAGCTCACTGCGAAAGTGTATCTGCCTGCGGGCTATTCGCTTGAAAAAGGGCCTTTGCCAACTCTAATCTGGGCTTATCCACGCGAATATAAAAATGCCGAGGCTGCCGGACAAGTAAAAGATTCACCTTATCAGTTTACGCGGCTGGGCTGGGCTGGTCCGCTGTATTGGCTGACGCAGGGATACGCCATCGTGGATGACCCCGACCTTCCCATTATCGGCCAGGGTGATACTCAGCCGAACGATTCGTACGTCGAGCAACTAACTGCTGGTGCTGAAGCGCTGGTACGGGAACTGGTCAAACGGAATATCGCCGACAAAAACCGGATTGCAATTGGTGGCCATTCGTACGGGGCGTTTATGACGGTCAATTTGCTGGCTCACACCAATTTGTTTGCGGCTGGTATTGCCCGGAGTGGTGCGTATAATCGAACACTAACGCCTTTCGGATTTCAGACTGAAGAACGAACGATCTGGGGTGCGCCGGATGTATATATGCGTATGTCGCCATTTATGTACGCAAACAAGATTAAAACGCCTTTGCTGATTTTACATGGAGAAGCCGATAATAATGCAGGAACATTTCCCCTACAGAGCGAACGCTTGTTTAATGCTGTTAAAGGCAATGGTGGAACGGTACGGTATGTGCAGTTACCACTTGAAAGCCACAGCTACTCCGCTAAAGAATCGGTTTTACACACGCTTTACGAAATGAATAATTGGCTGGACAAGTACGTCAAGAATCGTCCCATCCTGGAGGCTGCTCTAAACTGA
- a CDS encoding HlyD family efflux transporter periplasmic adaptor subunit encodes MPIQPEIRSEEMQDIMHRTPSWLTRWGITILLTIVVALLLGASYIAYPDTVTAKVVIESYAKPVTITAPAHAQVRQMIIQDRTRVNPHAALWVWTTGDTLRAPIAGTIHLMGRLDSKNQVVAGETLAIIVPIDAPYRIRGDLPVEGSGKVGVGQPVVIQLDAYPHREFGSLLASVETISPLEVNGYYDIRFSLQNGLVTQQGKPINSRTYLRGKASILTSQRSLLSRIFDII; translated from the coding sequence ATGCCTATACAGCCCGAAATCAGAAGTGAGGAGATGCAGGACATTATGCATCGGACCCCCAGCTGGCTCACTCGCTGGGGCATTACGATCCTGCTCACGATCGTTGTTGCTCTCCTTTTAGGCGCTTCCTACATTGCTTACCCGGATACGGTTACGGCTAAAGTGGTCATCGAGTCCTATGCTAAACCGGTAACAATCACCGCACCTGCTCATGCGCAGGTCAGGCAGATGATCATTCAGGATCGGACACGGGTGAACCCGCACGCAGCCCTCTGGGTCTGGACGACGGGTGATACCCTTCGGGCACCCATTGCGGGAACGATCCACCTGATGGGTCGGCTAGATAGCAAAAATCAGGTTGTCGCGGGAGAAACACTGGCGATTATTGTTCCGATCGACGCACCGTACCGGATTCGAGGAGACTTACCTGTTGAGGGATCAGGGAAAGTGGGTGTGGGGCAGCCGGTGGTTATCCAGCTAGATGCTTATCCACATCGGGAGTTTGGTTCGCTGCTGGCTTCTGTGGAGACAATCTCCCCCCTGGAAGTAAACGGCTATTACGATATCCGCTTTTCATTGCAGAACGGTCTGGTTACGCAGCAGGGAAAGCCAATCAATAGCCGGACGTACCTCCGGGGGAAGGCCAGTATTCTGACCAGTCAACGAAGCCTGTTAAGTCGGATTTTTGACATCATCTAA